In Sulfuracidifex metallicus DSM 6482 = JCM 9184, a single window of DNA contains:
- a CDS encoding AbrB/MazE/SpoVT family DNA-binding domain-containing protein: MSTEEIVKVSRNYQITIPARIRQRVEVREGDLVKIVYDEKSNELKLNILKIS, translated from the coding sequence ATGTCAACAGAAGAGATTGTGAAAGTATCTAGGAACTACCAAATAACAATCCCCGCCAGGATAAGGCAGAGGGTAGAGGTAAGAGAAGGGGATTTAGTTAAAATAGTATACGATGAGAAGAGCAACGAACTGAAATTAAATATATTAAAGATATCATAA